The following are from one region of the Hydrogenophaga sp. BPS33 genome:
- a CDS encoding class I SAM-dependent methyltransferase: protein MRCPVCEGLEGRAFQTVGQLAYGRCERCEATFLLPAHWPSPEAERAEYALHQNTTEDPGYRRFLQQVAAPLLQRLPPRQRGLDFGCGPGPVLASMLREAGHSVALFDPFFHPDPSVLAASYDFITCTEVAEHFHDPAAEFRRLQGLLRPGGWLALMTCFQTDDARFAQWHYRRDPTHVVFYRESTLRWLARRHGWQAEVPCANVVLMHKQVA from the coding sequence ATGCGTTGCCCCGTCTGCGAAGGCCTTGAAGGCCGGGCTTTCCAAACCGTGGGCCAGCTCGCCTACGGACGCTGCGAGCGTTGCGAAGCCACCTTTCTGTTGCCCGCGCATTGGCCCTCGCCCGAGGCCGAGCGGGCCGAGTACGCCTTGCACCAGAACACCACCGAGGACCCGGGCTACCGCCGCTTTCTGCAACAGGTCGCCGCACCGCTGCTGCAGCGCTTGCCGCCGCGCCAGCGCGGGCTGGACTTCGGCTGCGGTCCCGGCCCGGTGCTCGCATCGATGCTGCGCGAAGCCGGCCACTCGGTGGCGCTGTTCGACCCCTTCTTCCACCCCGATCCTTCGGTCCTGGCCGCGTCCTACGACTTCATCACCTGCACCGAGGTGGCCGAGCATTTTCACGACCCGGCCGCCGAGTTCCGCCGCCTGCAGGGCCTGCTGCGTCCAGGAGGCTGGTTGGCGCTGATGACGTGTTTCCAGACCGACGATGCGCGCTTTGCCCAATGGCATTACCGGCGCGACCCGACCCACGTGGTGTTCTACCGCGAGAGCACGCTGCGGTGGCTGGCCCGCCGGCACGGCTGGCAGGCCGAGGTGCCGTGCGCCAACGTGGTCCTGATGCACAAGCAGGTCGCGTGA